Proteins found in one Candidatus Nitrosopelagicus brevis genomic segment:
- a CDS encoding nucleotide exchange factor GrpE — MSENEDPTNEENNELIDNPGKTDDQTKKLEEENSDLKDKWQRALADYQNLERRTQVEISQRVSSKTNDLLLNFINIYEDFVRAENSLSKEKIDTSGIIAVIKNMENLLAENNIKPIDAIGEIFDPQLHEAVSMVVDDTLDEGTITQEVSKGYISGKAILKPSKVIVSKK, encoded by the coding sequence ATGTCAGAAAATGAAGACCCAACCAATGAAGAAAATAATGAATTGATCGATAATCCTGGGAAAACAGATGATCAAACAAAGAAATTAGAAGAAGAAAATTCTGATTTAAAAGACAAGTGGCAACGTGCATTAGCAGACTATCAAAATTTAGAAAGACGGACACAAGTTGAAATATCTCAAAGAGTTTCTAGTAAAACTAACGATCTTCTTCTAAATTTTATTAACATCTATGAAGATTTTGTTCGTGCTGAAAATTCTTTGTCTAAAGAAAAAATTGATACTTCTGGAATAATTGCTGTGATAAAAAATATGGAAAATCTTTTAGCTGAAAATAACATTAAACCAATAGATGCCATTGGTGAAATCTTTGATCCACAATTACATGAGGCTGTTTCTATGGTTGTAGATGATACTCTTGATGAAGGAACAATCACTCAAGAGGTATCAAAAGGGTACATTTCTGGCAAAGCTATTTTAAAACCATCTAAGGTTATTGTATCAAAGAAATAA
- the dnaJ gene encoding molecular chaperone DnaJ yields the protein MSAKRDYYEVLGVNKSSSPDEVKSQYRKLALKFHPDRNKSPDAQEHFKEISEAYAVLSDSGKRDLYDKHGHEGVDGRYSQEDLFRGAGGNFNDIFDNLFGGQGGRGGGGFGSVFENLFGGGGRFSRSRGNDLLHECYITLEDVLHGKQIELDLKKFVDCPDCNGTGCKPGSSKSTCKDCGGYGQVRVRRNMGGMILESAQPCGKCQGSGEIFDDPCKKCQRGKVKGTKHLSFNLPSGIDNGDYVIQGEGESIPDGDNGDLIVRVRVEPHKLYRRDGVDLYCDARISMVDATLGTEIDVKTLEKTQKLKIESGTQPNSILKIKSQGLPSQNSNRRGDLFVHVVIEIPKKLSKQQKSLLDEFQNSD from the coding sequence ATGAGTGCAAAACGTGATTATTATGAAGTTTTAGGAGTTAACAAATCATCATCTCCTGATGAAGTTAAATCTCAATACAGGAAATTAGCTCTAAAATTTCATCCTGATAGGAACAAATCTCCTGATGCACAAGAGCATTTTAAGGAAATTTCTGAAGCATACGCTGTTCTTTCAGATTCTGGTAAACGTGATTTGTATGATAAACATGGACACGAAGGTGTAGATGGAAGATACTCTCAAGAAGATCTCTTTAGAGGTGCAGGCGGTAATTTCAATGATATTTTTGATAATTTATTCGGTGGCCAGGGAGGACGTGGAGGCGGTGGATTTGGATCTGTTTTTGAAAATCTATTTGGTGGAGGCGGCAGATTCAGTCGTTCACGTGGAAATGATCTTTTGCATGAATGCTATATCACCTTGGAAGATGTATTACATGGAAAACAAATCGAACTTGATCTCAAAAAATTTGTAGATTGTCCTGATTGTAATGGTACTGGATGCAAACCTGGTAGCTCAAAATCAACCTGCAAAGATTGTGGTGGTTATGGCCAAGTTCGAGTCCGAAGAAATATGGGTGGAATGATATTAGAATCTGCTCAACCTTGTGGAAAATGTCAGGGAAGTGGAGAAATCTTTGATGATCCATGTAAAAAATGTCAGAGAGGAAAAGTAAAAGGAACAAAACACTTGTCATTCAATCTTCCATCAGGAATTGACAATGGTGATTATGTAATTCAAGGTGAAGGGGAATCAATTCCAGATGGTGATAATGGTGATCTTATAGTACGTGTACGAGTTGAACCTCATAAACTGTATAGACGTGATGGCGTTGATCTATATTGTGATGCACGAATTTCAATGGTTGATGCAACTTTGGGTACTGAAATTGATGTAAAAACACTTGAAAAAACACAAAAATTAAAAATTGAATCTGGAACTCAGCCAAACTCAATTCTAAAAATTAAATCTCAAGGATTACCTAGCCAAAATTCTAACAGACGTGGAGATCTTTTTGTTCACGTTGTAATAGAAATCCCAAAAAAATTATCAAAACAACAAAAATCGTTGTTAGATGAATTCCAAAATTCAGACTAA
- the gatD gene encoding Glu-tRNA(Gln) amidotransferase subunit GatD, which produces MSEHKGYKGKIHDFLISNKIKVGDLVKVTSELTYSGILMPRYESGDENHIVLKLKSGYNIGIEVEKIEKIEKIGEGQSKIESSETIEKDEKLPKILLLSTGGTIASKVDYRTGAVTPALSASELYEAVPEIAKIANVDAEVLFSEYSENLQPQHWLEIAKKLDSMAESDYTGIIIAHGTDTMHYTSSFLSFALSGFPIPIALVGSQRSSDRPSSDAALNLITATKFLTESKTKGIYVIMHNDSNDDAIACHKGTRVRKNHTSKRGAFETVGGNPAFIISDDKILKNMNEEFFKSDKYEPKLDLDSKVALVKYHPGYDPRQIKDLADLGFGAIIFEGTGLGHVGNTMYEVIKNAKEQGLFLGMTSQCIDGRVSMTVYDSGRDLLELGIVPLENMIPETALVKAMWAYGNSSNADEIKELMLRNIASEFSFE; this is translated from the coding sequence ATGTCAGAACATAAAGGGTACAAAGGCAAAATTCATGATTTCTTAATTTCGAATAAAATTAAGGTTGGAGATTTAGTAAAGGTTACATCGGAATTAACGTATTCTGGAATTTTGATGCCTAGATATGAAAGCGGTGATGAAAATCATATTGTTCTAAAATTGAAAAGTGGATACAATATAGGAATAGAAGTTGAAAAGATTGAGAAAATAGAAAAAATCGGAGAAGGGCAATCAAAGATTGAGAGTTCAGAAACTATTGAAAAAGATGAGAAATTACCAAAAATTTTACTATTATCGACTGGAGGAACTATTGCAAGTAAAGTAGATTATAGAACAGGTGCAGTTACTCCGGCACTATCAGCATCAGAACTATACGAAGCAGTTCCAGAAATTGCAAAGATTGCTAATGTTGATGCAGAAGTATTATTTTCAGAATATTCAGAGAATTTACAACCACAGCATTGGCTAGAAATTGCAAAAAAGCTTGACAGTATGGCTGAATCAGATTATACAGGAATAATCATAGCACATGGCACAGATACAATGCATTATACTTCATCATTTCTATCATTTGCATTATCAGGATTTCCTATTCCAATTGCACTGGTTGGTTCACAAAGATCATCAGACAGACCATCATCAGATGCAGCATTAAATTTAATCACAGCAACAAAATTTCTTACTGAATCTAAGACAAAAGGAATCTATGTTATAATGCATAATGACTCGAATGATGATGCAATAGCATGCCATAAAGGAACACGTGTAAGAAAAAATCATACAAGTAAACGAGGAGCATTTGAAACTGTCGGAGGGAATCCAGCATTCATAATTTCCGATGATAAAATTTTGAAAAATATGAATGAAGAATTTTTCAAAAGTGACAAATATGAACCAAAATTAGATTTAGATTCTAAAGTTGCTCTAGTAAAATATCATCCAGGATATGATCCAAGACAAATAAAAGATCTTGCTGATTTGGGATTTGGTGCAATAATTTTTGAAGGAACTGGTTTGGGTCATGTTGGAAACACGATGTATGAAGTTATCAAAAATGCAAAAGAGCAAGGATTGTTTCTAGGAATGACATCACAATGTATCGACGGACGTGTAAGTATGACAGTTTATGATAGTGGTAGAGATCTTCTAGAATTAGGAATTGTTCCACTTGAAAATATGATTCCAGAGACAGCGTTAGTCAAAGCAATGTGGGCGTATGGAAATTCAAGTAATGCAGACGAGATCAAAGAATTAATGTTGAGAAATATTGCTTCGGAGTTTAGTTTTGAGTGA
- a CDS encoding acylphosphatase, with translation MVQKRIHIFVTGRVQGVFFRQSTKVMAIKNNVKGWVRNLDDGRVEIVGEGEIQDIENLTQWCKTGPANSRVDEFELSEENVTDEFENFEVRY, from the coding sequence ATGGTTCAAAAACGAATTCATATTTTTGTCACCGGTCGAGTGCAAGGTGTATTTTTTAGACAATCAACCAAGGTGATGGCTATTAAAAATAATGTAAAAGGTTGGGTTCGAAATCTTGATGATGGTCGTGTTGAGATTGTTGGAGAAGGTGAAATTCAAGATATTGAGAATTTAACACAATGGTGTAAAACTGGACCTGCAAATTCTAGAGTTGATGAATTTGAATTATCTGAAGAAAATGTTACTGATGAATTTGAAAACTTTGAAGTTAGATATTAG
- a CDS encoding 50S ribosomal protein L2 has protein sequence MGKRPGVRRRGRGGMQFRAAATQKLKPAKYPSFSLDEERKGEIIDLVHESGRDVPLSKVRFEDGAISFIPAPLGTKVGQRISFGLNSEIIDGNVISIQNIPDGTIVCNVEKQFGDGGSFIKTAGADATVFSHADDGVILKLASGKFKKLNPKNRAMIGTLAGGGVEDRPFMRAGVKMMRFKSKGQKYPIVRGVAQAAYVHPHGGGRHQHVGQSSTVSRDAPPGAKVGSIAAKKTGRARIKERKQSIK, from the coding sequence ATGGGTAAAAGACCAGGTGTTCGTAGACGTGGCCGTGGAGGCATGCAATTCAGAGCTGCTGCTACTCAAAAGCTAAAACCTGCCAAATATCCAAGTTTTTCACTAGATGAAGAGCGTAAAGGAGAAATTATTGATCTAGTCCATGAATCTGGTCGTGATGTACCTCTATCAAAAGTAAGATTTGAAGATGGAGCGATCTCATTTATTCCTGCACCTTTAGGAACTAAAGTTGGTCAAAGAATCAGTTTTGGTCTAAATTCTGAAATTATCGATGGTAATGTAATTAGTATACAAAATATCCCTGACGGAACAATTGTTTGTAACGTTGAAAAACAATTTGGAGACGGTGGTTCTTTCATTAAAACAGCAGGTGCTGATGCAACAGTATTCTCTCATGCAGATGATGGAGTAATTCTGAAACTAGCATCTGGAAAATTCAAAAAACTTAATCCAAAAAATAGAGCAATGATTGGAACTCTAGCTGGTGGTGGTGTAGAAGACAGACCATTTATGCGTGCTGGAGTTAAAATGATGCGTTTCAAATCAAAAGGTCAGAAATATCCAATAGTCAGAGGTGTTGCTCAAGCAGCATATGTACATCCTCATGGTGGTGGACGTCACCAACACGTTGGACAATCATCTACAGTATCTCGTGATGCACCTCCAGGCGCTAAAGTTGGAAGTATTGCTGCAAAGAAAACTGGTAGAGCAAGAATTAAGGAAAGAAAACAATCTATCAAATAA
- a CDS encoding CDC48 family AAA ATPase, with amino-acid sequence MSENGLSLKVLEAYTRDVGRGVARIDYDSMDTLNASTGDVIELKGKRRTVAKCLPLYPSDEGKGIIRIDGLGRNNSGIAIGDTITVKKIKAVPAEKVVVAPLEAIPPIDERYLADALESVPLIKGDNVMVPYFGGRLTFQVIGVTPAADAVLVTQKTTFHIAEKGETLRGVPQVTYEDIGGIRDEIKKVREMIELPLRHPEIFEKLGIEAPKGVLLYGPPGTGKTLLAKAVANESNAHFISISGPEIMSKFYGESEARLREIFKEAREKAPSIIFVDEIDSIAPKREEVTGEVERRVVSQMLSLMDGLEARGKVIVISATNRPNAIDPALRRPGRFDREIEIKVPDKKGRQEILQIHTRNMPLADEEQQLPVKIEKIAAVSHGYVGADLEYLCKEAAMKCLRRLLPELNLEEEKIPPETLDKLIVNADDFKKALVEVTPSGMREVFIENPDVSWEEIGGLGEVKKELMEAVEWPMKYPGLYDKLGHKMPRGILLHGPSGTGKTLMAKAVATESEANFVSVRGPELLSKWVGESERGIREIFKRARQSAPCVIFFDEIDSIAPIRGAGGETAVTERVVSQLLTELDGMENMHGVVVLAATNRADMIDPALLRPGRFDKIIQIPLPDKDGRKMVIEIHSKDIPLADNNSPDKIDFDKIAELTDGLSSADVASIANTAVSLVVHEHLDNAIPDKDLSDEETKKFVDEIEKKATDAKVTMKHFEEAVRKVREQKDLKMNEKLVASYYR; translated from the coding sequence ATGAGTGAAAATGGATTGTCTCTAAAAGTTCTAGAAGCATATACTAGAGATGTTGGAAGAGGGGTAGCAAGGATCGATTATGATTCTATGGATACTCTAAATGCATCAACTGGTGATGTTATTGAACTAAAAGGAAAGAGACGTACAGTTGCAAAATGTTTACCTTTGTACCCTTCAGATGAAGGTAAAGGAATTATCCGAATTGATGGATTAGGAAGAAACAATTCAGGAATTGCAATTGGAGATACAATTACTGTAAAAAAGATTAAAGCTGTTCCAGCAGAAAAAGTGGTAGTCGCACCATTAGAGGCAATACCACCAATTGATGAGAGATATTTAGCAGATGCATTAGAAAGTGTACCTTTGATTAAAGGAGACAATGTTATGGTTCCATACTTTGGAGGAAGATTAACCTTCCAAGTAATCGGAGTTACACCAGCAGCAGATGCAGTTCTAGTTACACAAAAAACAACATTCCACATTGCAGAAAAAGGTGAGACACTAAGAGGTGTACCTCAAGTTACATACGAAGACATTGGTGGAATTAGAGATGAGATAAAGAAAGTTCGTGAAATGATTGAATTGCCATTAAGACACCCAGAGATATTTGAAAAATTAGGAATTGAAGCTCCAAAAGGTGTTTTACTTTATGGTCCTCCTGGAACTGGAAAGACACTATTGGCAAAAGCTGTTGCTAACGAGAGTAATGCACACTTCATTAGTATTTCTGGACCAGAAATTATGAGCAAGTTTTATGGAGAAAGTGAAGCTCGTCTAAGAGAAATTTTTAAAGAGGCAAGAGAAAAAGCACCATCAATTATTTTCGTAGATGAAATTGATTCAATTGCACCAAAGAGAGAAGAAGTAACTGGAGAAGTAGAAAGAAGAGTTGTATCTCAAATGTTATCATTAATGGATGGATTAGAAGCAAGAGGAAAAGTAATTGTAATTTCTGCAACTAACAGACCAAATGCAATTGATCCTGCATTGAGAAGACCAGGAAGATTTGACAGAGAAATTGAAATCAAAGTTCCAGATAAAAAAGGTAGGCAAGAAATTTTGCAGATTCACACACGTAACATGCCATTAGCTGATGAGGAACAGCAATTGCCAGTAAAGATTGAGAAGATTGCAGCAGTAAGTCATGGCTATGTTGGTGCAGATTTAGAATATTTGTGTAAAGAAGCAGCAATGAAATGTCTTAGAAGATTGCTTCCAGAATTGAATTTAGAAGAAGAAAAAATTCCACCAGAAACATTAGACAAATTAATTGTAAACGCAGATGATTTCAAGAAAGCACTTGTTGAAGTAACACCTTCAGGAATGAGAGAAGTATTCATTGAGAATCCTGATGTATCATGGGAAGAAATAGGCGGTCTTGGAGAAGTGAAAAAAGAATTGATGGAAGCAGTAGAATGGCCAATGAAATATCCAGGTCTTTATGATAAATTAGGACATAAAATGCCAAGAGGAATTTTGTTACATGGACCAAGCGGTACAGGTAAAACATTGATGGCAAAGGCAGTTGCAACAGAAAGTGAAGCAAACTTTGTTTCAGTAAGAGGACCAGAGCTTCTATCAAAATGGGTCGGAGAATCAGAAAGAGGAATTAGAGAGATCTTCAAAAGAGCAAGACAATCAGCACCTTGTGTAATCTTCTTTGATGAAATTGATTCAATTGCACCAATTAGAGGAGCAGGTGGAGAAACTGCAGTTACTGAAAGAGTTGTCAGTCAATTACTTACAGAATTAGATGGCATGGAGAATATGCACGGTGTAGTAGTCCTTGCTGCAACTAACAGAGCAGACATGATTGATCCAGCACTATTAAGACCAGGCAGATTTGATAAAATCATCCAGATTCCATTACCAGATAAAGATGGTAGAAAGATGGTAATAGAAATTCATTCAAAAGACATACCACTTGCAGATAATAATAGTCCTGATAAGATTGACTTTGATAAGATTGCTGAATTAACAGATGGATTGAGCAGTGCCGATGTTGCATCAATTGCAAACACAGCAGTTTCACTTGTAGTTCATGAACACTTGGATAATGCAATTCCAGACAAGGATCTAAGTGATGAAGAAACAAAGAAGTTTGTAGATGAAATTGAAAAGAAAGCAACAGACGCCAAGGTTACAATGAAACACTTTGAAGAGGCAGTTAGAAAAGTTAGAGAACAGAAAGATCTCAAGATGAATGAGAAACTAGTTGCATCCTACTACAGGTAG
- the gatE gene encoding Glu-tRNA(Gln) amidotransferase subunit GatE, with the protein MSEVDIKNIGLKVGLEIHQQLDTKKKLFCDCTPIEEEEFSRKFSRKLRAAKSELGKIDPAALFESTKSKTIVYYANPRSSCLVCEDEEPPHSLDISAKKIALLISSALESKIFSEIHVMRKTVIDGSNTTGFQRTMLVSQGGHIEVNGEKVGVQSICLEEDAGKLVKDEGNHRFFSLDRLGVPLVEIALDPVEGDPKFVKDIALTLGRLLRVTKKVMRGIGTIRQDVNISVEGGGVIEVKGVQQLDQLEKIIEFEAKRQHGLKLISDKINQIGFTEISRKEDVFDITDIMQECNSKIIKKSIKKQEKIFGIKIKKLKGIFGFEPYSDIRLGKEIGQLVRFFGIGGVFHSDELPNYGIEETDIKRVIEKLDVQNDDAFLIIAGEKISVGFAIDSIINRIELAKEGPPAETRAATQNGDTIFLRPRPGASRMYPETDIPTVKVSEKELSEAVSNIPKSWEASIKELESKYEINNQLAEQIFDSEYFEIFEQICSKKQSSPNFVVSILCSTITNLERSGLDSSLLNDEQIMKTFELLGEEKINKESIEIIFEQIMSKKADNVLQALEKASITQLTDEELDKILDDIIQKNMNKVKEEQSRALSGLMGIAMKEVRGKASGKIINEKLKAKIQNFLN; encoded by the coding sequence TTGAGTGAAGTTGATATCAAAAATATTGGATTGAAGGTTGGACTTGAAATTCATCAACAGTTAGATACAAAAAAAAAGTTATTTTGTGACTGTACGCCAATAGAAGAAGAAGAATTTTCTAGAAAATTTTCAAGAAAACTTAGAGCAGCAAAAAGTGAACTAGGTAAAATTGATCCTGCAGCCCTTTTTGAAAGTACAAAATCAAAGACAATAGTTTACTATGCAAACCCAAGAAGTAGTTGTTTAGTATGCGAAGATGAAGAACCACCACATTCATTAGACATTAGTGCAAAAAAAATTGCACTTTTAATTAGTTCGGCATTAGAATCAAAAATTTTTTCAGAAATACATGTAATGAGAAAAACAGTCATTGATGGATCAAACACAACTGGATTTCAAAGAACAATGCTTGTTTCACAAGGTGGACACATTGAGGTTAATGGAGAAAAAGTGGGTGTTCAATCAATTTGTCTTGAAGAAGATGCAGGAAAATTGGTAAAAGATGAAGGAAATCACAGATTCTTTAGTTTAGATAGATTGGGAGTTCCTTTAGTCGAGATTGCGTTAGATCCTGTTGAAGGAGATCCAAAATTTGTAAAAGATATTGCGTTGACTTTAGGTAGATTACTACGAGTTACAAAAAAAGTAATGCGTGGAATTGGAACGATCAGACAGGATGTAAACATCTCTGTTGAAGGAGGAGGCGTTATTGAAGTAAAAGGAGTTCAGCAGCTTGATCAATTAGAAAAAATTATTGAATTTGAAGCAAAAAGACAGCATGGATTAAAATTAATTTCTGATAAAATTAATCAAATTGGATTTACAGAAATTAGTAGAAAGGAAGATGTTTTTGATATAACAGACATAATGCAAGAATGTAATTCAAAAATTATTAAAAAATCAATTAAAAAACAAGAAAAAATTTTTGGAATAAAAATTAAAAAATTAAAAGGAATTTTTGGTTTTGAACCATATTCAGACATCAGATTGGGAAAGGAAATAGGTCAATTAGTGAGATTTTTTGGTATCGGTGGCGTTTTTCACTCCGATGAATTACCAAATTATGGAATTGAAGAGACAGATATCAAACGAGTGATTGAAAAATTAGATGTTCAAAATGATGATGCATTTTTAATAATTGCAGGTGAAAAAATATCAGTTGGTTTTGCAATTGACTCTATAATTAATAGAATAGAGCTTGCAAAAGAGGGACCACCTGCAGAAACCAGAGCTGCAACTCAAAATGGAGATACTATTTTTCTAAGACCAAGACCAGGTGCATCAAGAATGTACCCAGAAACAGATATCCCTACAGTCAAAGTTTCTGAAAAAGAATTATCAGAGGCAGTATCTAATATTCCGAAATCATGGGAAGCATCAATTAAAGAATTAGAAAGTAAATATGAGATAAATAATCAGTTAGCAGAGCAAATTTTTGATTCAGAATATTTTGAAATTTTTGAACAAATATGTTCAAAGAAACAAAGTTCACCAAATTTTGTTGTATCTATATTATGTTCAACTATAACAAATTTGGAGAGAAGTGGTTTAGATTCAAGCTTACTTAATGACGAACAAATAATGAAAACATTTGAATTGTTAGGAGAAGAAAAAATAAACAAAGAATCAATTGAAATAATTTTTGAACAAATAATGTCTAAAAAAGCAGATAATGTTTTACAAGCACTAGAAAAGGCATCTATTACTCAATTAACTGATGAAGAGTTAGATAAGATTCTAGACGATATAATTCAAAAGAATATGAATAAAGTGAAAGAGGAACAGTCACGTGCATTAAGTGGTTTAATGGGAATCGCAATGAAAGAAGTTAGAGGTAAAGCATCAGGCAAGATTATCAATGAAAAACTGAAAGCAAAAATTCAGAATTTTCTAAATTAA
- the dnaK gene encoding molecular chaperone DnaK, producing MAEKIIGIDLGTSNSAASVMQGGKPTLIPAAEGTTVAGKAFPSVVAFSKDGELLVGEPARRQAVTNPDNTIREAKRKMGEDFLYKIQGKEYKPQQISAFILQKIKRDAEAFTGDTINKAVITVPAYFNDNQRQATKDAGTIAGLEVVRIINEPTAASLAFGIDKSKEDMKILVFDFGGGTLDVTIMEMGGGVFEVMSTSGDTKLGGADMDQALIDYVIDEFRKKEGIDLSSDSTAVTRIKEGAEKAKIELSTVMETEVNLPFIAQDPSGAKNLEVKITRAKLEDLVNPIVQRCKSSIDKALEDAKLSASDITKIVLIGGPTRMPIVKKFVSDTVGKEAESGVDPMEAVAFGAAVQAGIIAGDVTSDIVLLDVTPLTLGIETLGGVREPIIERNTTIPTSKDKTFTTAADSQTAVTINVVQGERPMVADNVSLGSFNLTDIPPAPRGVPQINVKFDIDANGILNVTAKDMGTGKDAKITIQSTTKMSDDEIKKMQEDAEGHAEEDKKKKEAVDIKNEAESFIYTTEKLVSQDLKDKIPQEKGIQITDAIKELKDSLTQDTEQIKQKLEALKTIVNEVTTELYKNASPPPGEQQSGEQQSGEQQSGEQQSYANEQQSEEQKSDSEQKSENKSN from the coding sequence ATGGCTGAAAAAATTATTGGTATTGATTTAGGAACAAGTAACTCCGCTGCTTCTGTAATGCAGGGTGGAAAACCAACATTGATTCCTGCAGCAGAGGGTACAACGGTAGCTGGCAAAGCATTTCCATCTGTTGTAGCATTTTCAAAAGATGGTGAGCTTTTAGTTGGTGAACCTGCACGAAGACAAGCAGTAACAAATCCTGATAATACTATACGTGAGGCAAAACGAAAGATGGGTGAGGACTTCCTGTATAAAATACAAGGAAAAGAGTACAAACCTCAACAAATCTCTGCATTCATACTCCAAAAAATTAAACGTGACGCTGAAGCATTTACCGGCGACACAATCAACAAAGCAGTAATTACTGTACCTGCTTATTTCAATGACAATCAAAGACAGGCTACAAAAGATGCTGGAACAATTGCTGGATTAGAAGTTGTAAGAATTATCAATGAACCAACTGCTGCTTCATTAGCATTTGGAATAGACAAATCTAAAGAAGATATGAAAATATTGGTCTTTGATTTTGGTGGAGGTACTCTTGATGTTACAATCATGGAGATGGGAGGTGGTGTATTTGAGGTAATGAGTACATCTGGTGATACTAAATTAGGTGGTGCAGATATGGATCAAGCTCTAATTGATTATGTTATTGATGAATTCAGAAAAAAGGAAGGAATTGATCTATCTAGTGATAGCACGGCAGTTACTAGAATTAAAGAAGGTGCAGAAAAAGCAAAAATTGAATTATCAACTGTAATGGAAACTGAAGTAAATCTTCCATTTATTGCACAAGACCCATCTGGTGCAAAAAATCTTGAAGTAAAAATTACAAGAGCAAAACTAGAAGATCTAGTTAATCCAATTGTTCAACGATGTAAATCATCTATAGACAAAGCATTAGAAGATGCAAAACTTTCTGCATCTGATATTACAAAGATTGTTTTGATTGGTGGCCCAACAAGAATGCCAATCGTCAAAAAATTTGTTAGTGATACTGTTGGAAAAGAGGCTGAATCCGGAGTTGATCCAATGGAGGCTGTAGCATTTGGTGCTGCAGTTCAAGCAGGAATCATTGCAGGAGATGTAACTAGTGATATTGTTCTACTTGATGTTACTCCTTTGACTCTAGGAATTGAAACATTGGGTGGTGTTAGAGAACCAATTATTGAAAGAAATACAACTATTCCAACTTCTAAAGATAAAACATTCACAACTGCTGCAGATAGTCAAACTGCAGTAACTATCAATGTTGTCCAAGGTGAACGACCAATGGTTGCTGATAATGTATCATTAGGCAGTTTCAATCTAACTGATATTCCACCTGCACCAAGAGGTGTACCTCAAATTAATGTAAAATTTGACATTGATGCAAATGGCATCCTAAATGTAACTGCAAAAGATATGGGTACGGGCAAAGATGCTAAAATTACTATTCAATCTACAACAAAAATGTCAGATGATGAAATTAAAAAAATGCAAGAAGATGCAGAAGGTCATGCTGAAGAAGATAAAAAGAAGAAAGAAGCAGTTGATATTAAAAATGAAGCTGAAAGTTTCATCTATACTACTGAAAAACTAGTCAGTCAAGATCTTAAAGACAAAATTCCACAAGAAAAAGGAATTCAAATTACAGATGCAATAAAGGAATTAAAAGATTCATTAACACAAGATACTGAACAAATCAAACAAAAACTTGAAGCACTAAAGACAATTGTAAATGAAGTAACAACTGAATTGTACAAAAATGCATCACCTCCACCTGGAGAACAACAATCTGGAGAACAACAATCTGGAGAACAACAATCTGGAGAACAACAATCTTACGCTAATGAACAACAATCTGAAGAACAAAAATCTGATTCTGAACAGAAATCAGAAAATAAATCAAATTAG